The Streptomyces sp. NBC_01142 genomic interval TCGGCGGCGAAGGCGTACGCGTACGCGCTGAACAAGCCGCTGTACGGGGTCAACCACCTCGCCTCGCACATCTGCGTCGACCAGTTGGAGCACGGGAAGCTGCCCGAGCCGACGATGGCGCTGCTCGTCTCCGGCGGTCACTCGTCGCTGCTGCTCGCGCCCGACATCACGTCGGACGTACGGCCGATGGGCGCGACGATCGACGACGCGGCCGGCGAGGCCTTCGACAAGATCGCGCGGGTGCTCGACCTCGGCTTCCCCGGCGGACCGGTGATCGACCGGCTGGCGAAGGAGGGCGATCCGTCGGCGATCGCGTTCCCGCGCGGACTGAGCGGATCACGGGACGCGGCGTACGACTTCTCCTTCTCCGGGCTCAAGACCTCGGTGGCGCGCTGGATCGAGGCGAAGCGGGCCGCGGGCGAGGAGGTGCCGGTACGGGATGTGGCGGCATCCTTCCAGGAGGCGGTCGTCGATGTGCTGACCCGCAAGGCGGTGCGCGCCTGCAAGGACCAGGGCGTGGACCATCTCATGATCGGCGGGGGAGTGGCGGCCAACTCCCGGCTGCGGGCGCTCGCCCTGGAGCGGTGCGAGCGTGCGGGAATCCGGCTGCGAGTGCCGCGGCCGGGGCTGTGCACGGACAACGGCGCGATGGTCGCGGCGCTGGGCGCGGAGATGGTGGCCCGCAACCGGCCGGCCTCGGACTGGGAGCTGTCCGCGGACTCCTCGCTGCCGGTGACGGACCCGCATGTGCCGGGCGCTGTCCCTTCGCACGACCATGTGCACGAGATCAGCAAGGACAATCTCTACTCATGACCGTCGTCGCGCTGATGTGGGAGGCCCGCGCTGTGCAGGGCCGGGGCGCGGAGCTGCTGGAATGGGCCCGCGCCCAGGAACTGGCGCGCGATCCGCTGCGCCGGGAGACCTTCCGCGCCGCCGGGGACCGGGTCCTGGTCATCACGTGGTGGGAAGCGCCCGGCGCGCGCGCCGAACTGCCCGAACTCCCCGAACCGGCCGCCGATCTGATCACCCGGGCGGTGCACCGCTGGCGCTTCGAGTCACTCGACGAACAGCGCCAGGAGCCGCGCCTCTAGGAGGGCCGCGCAGGCCCGCGCGGCAGGGGCGATACGTTCACGAGCGCCAGGACTGCCGTGTCGGGTCGCCCGATCGGATGACGGTTCGGCAATTCCGCTCGGTAGGCTGGCGGAAGGCACAGAATCCGGTCCGTGGGAGAACATATGACTGCCAGCGCCTCCGAGCAGCCGCTGATTCCGCAGCCTCCGACGACCGTCGCCGCACTGCGTCAGGCGGTCGCCCAGATCGCTCCGGCTGCCCTGCCCGCGTTCACTCGGGAGTTGGATCAGGCCGCCGATCAGGCCCGACTGGGCTCGGACCTCGCGCCGCTGCAGCGCTTCACCGCGCACTGGTCGGTGTACGTGCAGATCCAGCGTCAGCCGCGCCTGGCGGCCAGGTTCGCCGCACTGGAGGGACAGGCCACGACAGCGGACGCACAAGAGGCCCGGCGGGCTGCCGCCGAGATCGGCCGCATTCTCGACGAAGCCCGGGCCGCGGTGGCGCAGGGCATGCGGTGAGCGATCGCTGGCGCTGGGAGTA includes:
- the tsaD gene encoding tRNA (adenosine(37)-N6)-threonylcarbamoyltransferase complex transferase subunit TsaD, which codes for MADEPLVLGIETSCDETGVGIVRGTTLLADAIASSVDAHARFGGVVPEIASRAHLEAMVPTIERALKEAGVSARDLDGIAVTAGPGLAGALLVGVSAAKAYAYALNKPLYGVNHLASHICVDQLEHGKLPEPTMALLVSGGHSSLLLAPDITSDVRPMGATIDDAAGEAFDKIARVLDLGFPGGPVIDRLAKEGDPSAIAFPRGLSGSRDAAYDFSFSGLKTSVARWIEAKRAAGEEVPVRDVAASFQEAVVDVLTRKAVRACKDQGVDHLMIGGGVAANSRLRALALERCERAGIRLRVPRPGLCTDNGAMVAALGAEMVARNRPASDWELSADSSLPVTDPHVPGAVPSHDHVHEISKDNLYS